A genomic segment from Aegilops tauschii subsp. strangulata cultivar AL8/78 chromosome 1, Aet v6.0, whole genome shotgun sequence encodes:
- the LOC109763468 gene encoding protein FAR1-RELATED SEQUENCE 5-like, whose translation MANMMGLLGDARCCDPRSLPYVKTDVTNARAKLRRGLSERDLELTIEYFERRQVENPNFFFSKLEEDGAIRALFWVDGRTRALYPKYKDCVFVDTTFCTNRYNLPFAPIVGINNHTHTVCLGCALLPDETIETFKWVFQQWMLAMNNEDPLNIMTDQDQAMAKAISMGFPDSTHRCCKWHVFRVARTKLGKMLGKDEPFAEAFYGCINDSDTVEEFEERWKQMVELFGVADKKHLKNMWDSREMWAPVYFRNKFFPFTGTTGRSEGLNSYFKTLNHHGDSVWTFVQQFELCQELMLDREDNAGFINEATGPPLWGNYNIEKQAADFYTREVFSKFQKLLAKSIGYGLQYQLQGDVIWFRLVANYGINPKVYTVRVAPKDQTYMCTCNMFEMCGLICPHIIRAMVHLNVQTIPATYMLPRWSKRATDLAPEPGDGHRAMHFGVPTTNTLKFNSLCRKFGKLASDVCFNDEAYSFVSGLIDQGSVGVAAIKLEQLMGLQETKKPKVMQEMNKSQGVQVQVSGIHPL comes from the exons ATGGCTAATATGATGGGCTTGCTTGGAGATGCACGGTGTTGCGATCCAAGGAGTTTGCCGTATGTGAAGACTGATGTGACAAATGCAAGAGCAAAGCTGCGAAGGGGCCTGTCAGAGCGTGATTTGGAGCTGACAATCGAGTACTTTGAGAGAAGACAAGTGGAGAATCCCAACTTCTTTTTCTCAAAGCTGGAAGAAGATGGAGCTATTAGGGCACTTTTCTGGGTTGATGGGAGAACAAGGGCCTTGTATCCAAAGTACAAAGATTGTGTGTTTGTCGACACCACATTCTGCACAAATCGCTACAACTTGCCCTTTGCTCCGATTGTTGGCATTAACAACCACACACATACTGTTTGCTTGGGGTGCGCTTTGTTGCCTGATGAGACCATCGAAACTTTCAAGTGGGTCTTCCAGCAATGGATGTTGGCAATGAATAACGAGGATCCGTTGAACATTATGACTGATCAAGACCAGGCAATGGCTAAAGCCATCTCAATGGGATTTCCAGATTCAACACACAGATGTTGCAAGTGGCACGTCTTCCGGGTTGCAAGGACGAAACTAGGGAAGATGCTGGGCAAGGATGAGCCTTTTGCTGAAGCATTCTATGGTTGCATCAATGATTCAGATACCGTTGAGGAGTTTGAAGAACGGTGGAAGCAGATGGTCGAGTTATTTGGTGTGGCTGATAAGAAACACCTCAAGAACATGTGGGACAGCAGGGAGATGTGGGCTCCTGTGTACTTTAGGAATAAGTTCTTCCCATTCACAGGAACAACCGGGCGGTCTGAGGGCTTGAATTCCTACTTCAAGACTTTAAATCATCATGGAGACTCGGTTTGGACATTTGTCCAGCAGTTTGAGCTTTGCCAGGAGCTAATGCTTGATCGTGAAGACAATGCTGGCTTCATCAATGAAGCGACGGGGCCGCCACTCTGGGGCAA TTACAACATTGAAAAGCAAGCTGCAGATTTCTATACCAGAGAGGTATtttccaagtttcaaaaactatTGGCTAAATCAATAGGCTATGGTCTGCAATATCAGCTGCAAGGGGATGTCATCTGGTTTCGCCTTGTTGCAAATTATGGCATCAACCCAAAAGTGTACACAGTGCGTGTTGCTCCTAAAGATCAGACATACATGTGCACCTGCAACATGTTTGAGATGTGTGGGCTGATCTGCCCACATATCATCCGTGCCATGGTGCACCTGAACGTGCAAACGATACCTGCGACTTACATGCTTCCAAGATGGTCTAAGAGAGCAACCGACCTTGCGCCTGAACCGGGCGATGGGCATAGAGCTATGCATTTCGGCGTCCCCACGACAAACACCCTAAAGTTTAACTCTCTATGCCGGAAGTTTGGGAAACTCGCTTCTGATGTATGCTTCAATGATGAAGCTTATAGTTTTGTCTCTGGGCTAATTGATCAGGGCAGTGTTGGGGTTGCTGCAATAAAGCTAGAGCAACTGATGGGGTTGCAAGAGACGAAGAAGCCCAAGGTCATGCAGGAAATGAACAAGTCTCAGGGGGTCCAAGTACAGGTCAGCGGGATCCACCCCCTGTAG